From the genome of Sulfurovum sp. NBC37-1, one region includes:
- a CDS encoding OprD family outer membrane porin, whose amino-acid sequence MKFTKLSLIAALAVSAAVAGGDIAPAPAPVEEAPQTTIDGKLTGYYITADNGKDYSPTQSYDMFDKDWSQLGLAATLDVNHKFTDNIAMNLSAIGYVNTNRDIPFDYIGEYFEGEPQGAFINVANITATFMDTTFILGRQLLNTPMLAGFDWLLAPGSFEAYTVANHSIENVTLLGSYVRTWRPNNAGNNWIDFTSDSDMQAVTGDPLAEGGNNWTVSAAYDNEKLSGSIWYYNVDAMNYTQFYVDGGYDFDVAKLAAQYVYTDWDNEDASNVIGVKATATLGSFNLMAAYTNISDNVAGWVGVMDGLYTSSWNTASGGSEGNNFKVKAATEFAGLTASASYAYYEYDQNSIAGTEDDGYEVDVILGYDFKSTDIVVIKDMDLNVVYTNTDYGLGGDTNALEIYANYKF is encoded by the coding sequence ATGAAGTTTACAAAACTTAGTTTAATCGCAGCATTGGCTGTAAGTGCTGCAGTAGCAGGTGGTGACATCGCTCCAGCTCCGGCACCAGTAGAAGAAGCTCCACAAACAACGATCGACGGTAAATTGACAGGGTACTACATTACTGCTGATAATGGAAAAGACTATTCTCCTACTCAGTCATACGATATGTTCGACAAAGACTGGTCACAGCTTGGTTTGGCAGCAACACTGGATGTAAACCATAAATTTACTGATAATATTGCAATGAACTTAAGTGCTATCGGTTATGTGAACACAAACAGAGACATTCCTTTTGACTATATTGGCGAATATTTTGAAGGTGAACCTCAAGGCGCATTCATCAACGTAGCAAACATTACGGCTACTTTCATGGACACTACGTTCATTCTTGGTCGTCAGCTTCTTAACACACCAATGTTGGCCGGTTTTGACTGGTTGCTCGCACCAGGTTCATTTGAAGCGTATACTGTTGCAAACCATTCTATCGAAAATGTGACTTTGTTGGGTTCATATGTAAGAACATGGAGACCGAACAATGCTGGTAACAACTGGATCGACTTCACATCAGATAGCGATATGCAAGCTGTAACCGGAGATCCATTGGCAGAAGGTGGTAATAACTGGACTGTAAGTGCTGCATACGATAATGAAAAACTTTCCGGAAGCATCTGGTACTACAATGTTGATGCCATGAATTATACTCAGTTCTATGTAGACGGTGGTTATGATTTTGATGTTGCTAAACTTGCAGCACAATATGTATACACTGACTGGGATAATGAAGATGCTTCTAATGTAATTGGTGTAAAAGCAACAGCTACGCTTGGTTCTTTTAATCTTATGGCTGCATATACTAACATTTCTGACAACGTTGCCGGTTGGGTTGGTGTAATGGATGGTCTTTACACAAGTTCATGGAATACTGCATCAGGTGGTTCAGAAGGGAACAACTTCAAAGTTAAAGCTGCAACTGAGTTTGCTGGCCTGACTGCATCTGCAAGCTATGCATACTATGAGTATGATCAAAACTCAATTGCCGGTACAGAAGATGACGGTTATGAAGTAGATGTAATCCTTGGTTATGACTTCAAAAGCACAGATATCGTTGTGATCAAAGATATGGACCTCAATGTTGTCTATACAAATACTGACTATGGACTTGGTGGTGACACCAACGCACTTGAAATTTATGCAAACTACAAGTTTTAA
- the pgsA gene encoding CDP-diacylglycerol--glycerol-3-phosphate 3-phosphatidyltransferase yields the protein MASSQIFNIPNILAFIRLLLAPLMFLFLVNQDASIFEGIDRSWLNYFAAFIFVVASATDFFDGYIARTFNQVTVLGAILDPLADKMLTLAGFLGLMMLDWASPWAIFLILTRELFITGLRVSAMSQGMDISASWMGKVKTVVQMIAIGFLLMQWPGGTVLLWIAVVLTLYSGYEYVRDFFQKMSHQPID from the coding sequence ATGGCATCATCACAAATTTTCAATATCCCTAACATCCTCGCCTTCATCCGCCTCCTCCTCGCACCCCTCATGTTCCTTTTCCTCGTCAATCAGGATGCCAGTATCTTTGAAGGTATCGACAGATCATGGCTGAACTATTTTGCTGCCTTCATCTTTGTGGTCGCCTCGGCTACGGACTTCTTCGACGGCTACATAGCCCGTACTTTCAACCAGGTAACCGTTCTGGGTGCCATTCTCGACCCTCTGGCGGATAAAATGCTTACCCTTGCAGGTTTTCTTGGGCTGATGATGCTTGACTGGGCATCTCCCTGGGCGATCTTTCTCATTCTCACCCGTGAACTTTTCATTACCGGCCTTCGTGTCTCTGCCATGAGCCAGGGAATGGATATTTCCGCCTCCTGGATGGGCAAGGTTAAAACAGTGGTGCAGATGATTGCCATTGGGTTTTTACTGATGCAGTGGCCCGGAGGTACAGTTCTTTTATGGATTGCCGTCGTACTTACACTCTACTCCGGCTATGAATATGTCAGAGATTTCTTCCAAAAAATGTCCCATCAGCCAATTGATTAA
- a CDS encoding enoyl-ACP reductase gives MGEMKGKTVVITGATKGIGKACAEKFAQNGVNVAFTYNSNKDAADVIAQELMDSYGIKAKAYPLDILDTDQFKPLFASIDEDFDRVDFFVSNAMIYGRPVVGGYGKFMKLRPKKGLANIYTATVGAFVAGSQEAAKRMEKVGGGAIVTLSSTGNLIYIENYAGHGTNKAAVEAMARYAAVELGEMGIRVNAVSGGPIDTDALKAFTNYEEVKAETIKRSAINRMGSPEDLAGSVYFLCTDDASWITGQTIVVDGGTTFR, from the coding sequence ATGGGTGAAATGAAAGGGAAGACCGTTGTTATTACGGGAGCGACGAAGGGAATAGGTAAAGCCTGTGCCGAAAAGTTCGCTCAGAACGGAGTGAATGTCGCATTCACCTACAACAGCAACAAAGATGCAGCAGATGTAATCGCTCAGGAACTCATGGATAGTTACGGTATCAAAGCCAAAGCATATCCCCTCGATATCCTCGATACCGATCAGTTCAAACCGCTTTTTGCTTCCATCGACGAAGATTTTGACAGAGTAGATTTCTTCGTTTCCAACGCGATGATCTACGGACGCCCTGTTGTCGGCGGCTACGGAAAATTCATGAAACTCAGACCCAAAAAAGGTCTGGCGAATATCTATACCGCCACGGTCGGTGCCTTTGTAGCCGGTTCACAGGAAGCAGCCAAACGCATGGAAAAAGTAGGTGGCGGTGCCATCGTGACACTCAGTTCTACAGGTAACCTCATCTACATTGAGAACTATGCCGGCCACGGTACCAATAAAGCCGCAGTGGAAGCCATGGCACGCTATGCAGCCGTGGAACTTGGCGAAATGGGCATCAGGGTCAATGCCGTCTCCGGCGGGCCTATCGACACAGATGCCCTCAAAGCATTCACCAATTACGAAGAGGTCAAAGCCGAGACCATCAAACGTTCAGCCATAAACAGAATGGGAAGCCCCGAAGACCTCGCCGGTTCCGTCTATTTCCTCTGTACGGACGACGCCAGCTGGATCACCGGACAGACCATTGTAGTGGACGGTGGAACGACATTCCGCTAA
- the dapA gene encoding 4-hydroxy-tetrahydrodipicolinate synthase, which translates to MNNYISGATTAIITPFKNGTLDEATYANLIQRQIDNNIDAICPVGTTGESATLSHDEHKRCIEIAVEVCKGSNAKVLAGAGSNATHEAIDIAKHAEACGVDALFSVSPYYNKPSQEGLYQHYKAIASAVEVPFMLYNVPGRTGVDILPDTVKRLFDDVWNIMGIKEATGSIERTVELLAKVPDLYVFSGDDSIDFPILASGGKGITSVTANLLPDMKADLTHAALRGDFKTSKAINDELFEINKVLFCESNPIPIKAAMYIAGLIDTLEYRLPLVPPSSENMKKIENVMKKYKIVGA; encoded by the coding sequence ATGAATAACTACATTAGCGGTGCGACTACTGCGATTATTACGCCATTTAAGAACGGTACACTCGATGAAGCGACCTATGCCAACCTCATCCAGAGACAGATCGATAACAATATCGATGCTATCTGTCCTGTGGGAACAACAGGAGAGAGCGCAACACTCAGTCATGATGAACATAAAAGATGTATCGAGATTGCTGTAGAAGTATGCAAAGGCAGCAATGCGAAAGTCCTTGCAGGTGCGGGAAGCAATGCAACACATGAAGCCATTGACATCGCCAAACATGCCGAAGCCTGCGGTGTCGATGCCCTCTTCTCCGTCAGCCCCTACTACAACAAACCAAGCCAGGAAGGACTCTACCAGCACTACAAAGCGATCGCCTCGGCAGTCGAAGTCCCCTTTATGCTTTACAATGTTCCCGGACGGACAGGTGTGGACATCCTCCCCGATACGGTCAAAAGACTTTTTGATGATGTGTGGAATATCATGGGGATCAAAGAAGCGACAGGTTCCATCGAGAGAACAGTGGAACTTTTGGCAAAAGTACCTGACCTCTATGTCTTCTCCGGAGACGATTCGATCGACTTTCCCATTCTGGCAAGCGGTGGGAAAGGGATCACTTCCGTGACAGCCAATTTGCTTCCTGACATGAAAGCAGATCTGACACACGCAGCACTTAGAGGTGATTTCAAAACTTCCAAAGCAATCAACGATGAACTTTTCGAGATCAATAAAGTTCTCTTCTGTGAAAGCAATCCTATTCCGATCAAGGCGGCGATGTACATCGCCGGTCTCATCGATACCCTGGAATACAGACTGCCTCTTGTCCCGCCAAGCAGCGAAAATATGAAGAAGATCGAAAACGTTATGAAAAAATATAAAATCGTAGGAGCGTGA
- a CDS encoding M16 family metallopeptidase, with protein sequence MNLKTIIKRTVLGLILLSGALMANSLPKHYTKTLDNGLQIVVIPMDNDSGVITTDIYYKVGSRNEVMGKSGMAHMLEHLSFKSTKKLKEGEFDVIVKGHGGVNNAATGFDKTHYFIKTASKNLPMTLDLFSELMHNLKLTDEEFQKERQVVAEERRLRTDNNPMGYLYFRAFNTHYVYHPYHWLPIGFMEDIQSWKIEDIRAFYHRYYQPENAVLVVAGDIKPETVFSEAKKYFGKIKNKHTIPKVTAVEPKVDGAKRAILHKESNQVDTLAILYSIPNFEDDDQVVLSAISHILSNGKSSRFEKKLIHEKQLVNQIYGYNMEMKDPGVFLIMALVSPGVEPETVEKEILSELEKFKNGDVTQAELDKVKINTKAEFIYSLESSDSVTSLYGDYIVKGNLKPLLEYEEKLDKITLKEISRVAKKYFDHDYSTTVILKKNEDKKQ encoded by the coding sequence ATGAATTTAAAAACAATCATTAAAAGAACAGTATTGGGACTGATACTGTTATCAGGAGCACTCATGGCCAATTCACTGCCAAAACACTATACAAAAACCCTTGACAACGGTCTGCAGATCGTTGTCATTCCTATGGACAACGATTCAGGCGTCATTACGACCGATATCTACTACAAGGTCGGGAGCAGGAACGAAGTTATGGGTAAAAGCGGTATGGCACATATGCTTGAGCATTTGAGTTTCAAATCGACCAAAAAGCTCAAAGAGGGTGAATTCGATGTCATTGTCAAAGGTCACGGTGGTGTAAATAATGCTGCGACAGGATTTGACAAAACACACTACTTTATTAAAACTGCCAGCAAAAACCTCCCCATGACGCTGGATCTTTTTTCAGAATTGATGCACAACCTCAAACTCACGGATGAGGAGTTTCAGAAAGAGCGTCAGGTCGTAGCCGAGGAGAGACGCCTCAGAACGGACAACAATCCTATGGGATACCTCTATTTCAGGGCATTCAACACACATTATGTCTACCATCCCTACCACTGGCTGCCTATCGGTTTTATGGAAGATATACAGTCGTGGAAAATCGAAGATATCAGAGCGTTCTACCACCGTTACTACCAGCCCGAAAACGCTGTCCTTGTCGTTGCCGGAGATATCAAGCCCGAAACGGTCTTCAGTGAAGCCAAAAAATATTTCGGAAAGATCAAGAATAAACACACGATCCCCAAGGTTACAGCCGTGGAACCCAAAGTGGACGGAGCTAAAAGAGCCATTCTGCACAAAGAGAGCAATCAGGTGGACACCCTTGCCATCCTCTACTCCATCCCAAATTTCGAAGATGACGACCAGGTGGTCCTTTCCGCTATCAGCCACATCCTGAGTAACGGTAAAAGCAGCCGTTTCGAGAAAAAACTGATCCATGAAAAACAGCTTGTCAACCAGATCTACGGTTACAATATGGAAATGAAAGACCCTGGCGTTTTCCTCATTATGGCACTCGTCTCTCCAGGTGTCGAGCCTGAAACAGTTGAAAAAGAGATACTCTCCGAACTTGAAAAGTTCAAGAACGGTGATGTCACACAGGCAGAACTCGACAAAGTAAAGATCAACACCAAGGCTGAATTCATCTACTCGCTTGAGAGTTCCGACTCGGTAACAAGCCTTTACGGAGACTACATCGTCAAGGGAAATCTAAAACCTTTACTTGAATATGAAGAGAAATTGGATAAAATTACACTCAAAGAGATCAGTCGGGTAGCAAAAAAATATTTTGACCATGACTATTCGACCACTGTGATCCTCAAAAAAAACGAGGACAAGAAACAGTAA
- a CDS encoding quinone-dependent dihydroorotate dehydrogenase → MPFFSYDTVKKILFNFDPETAHTLAGIGLRALPCCPPLLHFITKQYFVTDPMIEQEFFGRTFKNPVGLGAGFDKNGQYITSMPALGFGFTEIGTVTPKPQPGNPKPRLFRLLEDRSIQNAMGFNNRGMGYMLEQLNKLYFFDYPIGINIGKNKVTSEEKALEDYETLFHAFKDYGDYIVINISSPNTPGLRDLQNEQFIKDIFAMAKRITEQPVLLKIAPDMTHEDAIALCNTAVDAGAAGIIATNTTIDYSLTPHAKDFGGISGALLTEKSYQLFKAIGKELYGKTLLISVGGIDSAEEAYRRIKAGASLVQVYSMLIYKGPALIREINEGLIKLLKKDGYTHISEAIGADWK, encoded by the coding sequence GTGCCATTCTTTTCATACGATACCGTCAAAAAAATACTTTTTAACTTCGACCCTGAAACTGCACACACTCTTGCAGGTATCGGCCTGAGAGCACTGCCCTGCTGTCCCCCGCTTCTGCACTTCATAACAAAACAGTATTTCGTGACCGATCCGATGATCGAGCAGGAATTCTTTGGAAGAACCTTCAAAAATCCCGTCGGACTGGGTGCCGGTTTTGACAAGAACGGACAGTACATCACCTCCATGCCGGCACTGGGCTTCGGTTTTACGGAAATAGGAACAGTTACCCCAAAACCACAACCCGGCAACCCCAAACCGAGGCTTTTCAGACTTCTTGAAGACCGGTCCATTCAGAATGCCATGGGCTTCAACAACAGAGGGATGGGCTATATGCTTGAGCAGCTTAACAAGCTCTACTTCTTCGACTATCCCATCGGCATCAACATCGGAAAGAACAAGGTAACCTCCGAAGAAAAAGCATTAGAGGACTATGAAACACTTTTCCATGCATTCAAAGACTACGGTGACTACATCGTCATCAACATCTCTTCCCCCAACACTCCGGGCCTGAGAGACCTGCAGAACGAACAGTTCATCAAAGACATTTTTGCCATGGCAAAACGTATTACCGAGCAGCCCGTACTGCTCAAGATCGCACCGGATATGACCCACGAAGATGCCATTGCACTTTGCAACACTGCCGTAGATGCCGGTGCAGCAGGGATCATCGCGACTAACACGACCATAGACTACAGCCTTACGCCGCATGCAAAGGATTTTGGCGGGATTTCTGGAGCGTTGCTTACAGAGAAATCATACCAGCTCTTCAAAGCCATAGGCAAAGAACTGTATGGTAAAACCCTGCTGATCTCCGTAGGCGGTATCGACTCGGCTGAAGAAGCCTACAGGCGTATCAAAGCAGGTGCTTCGCTTGTACAGGTATACAGTATGCTCATATACAAAGGCCCTGCGCTCATTAGAGAGATTAACGAGGGACTTATAAAATTGTTAAAAAAAGACGGGTATACTCATATTTCAGAAGCTATCGGAGCCGATTGGAAATAA
- a CDS encoding nucleotidyltransferase family protein codes for MKMTQEKILHYLKELKPELEAKGIADIALFGSYATQKENLYSDIDIAIRKKEDFLDKYSAYDYFNLISNLKTKLLKELHRSSDVFDLDSHSSFKQQIEKELIYV; via the coding sequence ATGAAAATGACACAAGAAAAGATACTTCACTATTTGAAAGAACTCAAACCGGAACTTGAAGCTAAGGGAATAGCCGATATTGCATTGTTTGGCTCTTATGCAACTCAAAAAGAGAACCTTTATAGTGACATAGATATTGCTATTCGTAAAAAAGAGGATTTTTTAGATAAGTATAGTGCCTATGATTATTTTAATTTAATTTCAAATCTAAAAACCAAACTCCTAAAAGAACTGCATAGAAGCAGCGATGTATTCGACTTAGACAGTCACTCCAGTTTTAAACAACAGATAGAAAAAGAGCTTATCTATGTATAG
- a CDS encoding HepT-like ribonuclease domain-containing protein encodes MYSQRAMGRVEIIRKKIEFINNIVDEKGSVTEALEDEQNARAAILMHLTVIAEQFDKLLHSGELDILSNFEKEDIKGSYELRNFIAHDYEGIDFYIVEEVINERLPIIYNGAIEALK; translated from the coding sequence ATGTATAGTCAAAGGGCAATGGGACGTGTGGAGATTATACGTAAGAAGATAGAATTTATCAATAATATCGTAGATGAAAAGGGCTCGGTGACAGAGGCATTGGAAGATGAACAAAATGCAAGAGCTGCCATACTGATGCACCTCACTGTGATAGCAGAGCAGTTTGATAAGCTTCTGCATAGTGGGGAGTTGGATATACTCTCAAATTTTGAAAAAGAAGATATCAAAGGCAGTTATGAACTGCGTAATTTTATAGCCCATGATTATGAGGGAATAGACTTTTATATCGTTGAAGAGGTGATTAATGAAAGATTACCTATTATTTATAATGGTGCTATTGAAGCTTTAAAATAA
- a CDS encoding lysozyme inhibitor LprI family protein: protein MRVVLLILLSVNVLMSQEPDFQKCYDSHPATNDWMQCAYHEYDYRDKQLNAVYRHVKNHLPKEEIPNLIKAQRAWITFRDRECCFEAYEMRGGSAEKQFTIGCKIALTRERVQSLRTLLP from the coding sequence ATGCGCGTCGTATTGTTGATTTTATTGAGCGTGAATGTGCTTATGTCTCAGGAGCCCGATTTCCAAAAATGCTATGACAGCCATCCGGCGACCAACGACTGGATGCAGTGTGCATACCACGAGTATGATTACCGGGACAAACAACTCAATGCCGTCTATCGACACGTCAAAAACCATCTCCCAAAAGAGGAGATCCCCAACCTGATCAAAGCCCAGAGAGCCTGGATCACATTTCGGGATAGAGAGTGCTGCTTCGAAGCGTATGAGATGCGGGGCGGTTCGGCAGAAAAACAGTTCACAATCGGCTGTAAGATCGCGTTGACCCGAGAGCGGGTTCAATCTCTGCGCACCCTGCTTCCATAA
- a CDS encoding YARHG domain-containing protein, with amino-acid sequence MNKFWATLTICTMLGWGNDGVFYGSGNQLIPIVESDISISWEVLEIKRIDRWTLDVNVQYHFYNPGSAKQLHVGFEAPSPLGPDVEAAPKNGQHPYITHFSVEVNDKPVSYQCVTVADKNYLKDGKIQAKSMYEIAGNSDLSELPFLYVYHFNADFAQGDNTVTHHYRYSLSGTTDDAYYFDYILTAAKRWANKHIDNFTLSIDLGLYQNFVMKQSFFSNPSEWNVNGIVQKGKCTPYEKMKECAEFFVIGGPIVYQKKNFKIRGDLSIVAPLKNLVDGIPNYDFDYRNNRLPFGIDQSLNITNSHDKTSYRILRNLPYARRGYVFKTPEIRRYYEAQPWYRPNPSYKAALNKLTPQEKEWLKKLTIGD; translated from the coding sequence ATGAATAAATTTTGGGCAACGTTGACAATCTGTACGATGCTGGGATGGGGCAATGATGGTGTATTTTATGGCTCAGGCAATCAATTAATTCCGATTGTTGAATCAGATATATCCATTAGTTGGGAGGTATTGGAGATCAAGCGTATCGACCGGTGGACACTTGATGTAAACGTACAGTATCACTTTTACAACCCTGGGTCGGCCAAGCAGCTCCATGTGGGCTTTGAGGCGCCTTCGCCCTTGGGTCCTGATGTCGAAGCAGCACCCAAAAACGGGCAACACCCCTACATAACGCACTTTAGCGTAGAGGTGAATGACAAACCCGTTTCCTACCAATGCGTTACCGTTGCCGACAAAAACTATCTAAAAGATGGAAAAATTCAGGCTAAAAGTATGTATGAGATTGCTGGCAATTCTGATCTGTCTGAACTTCCTTTCTTGTATGTCTATCATTTTAATGCCGATTTTGCGCAGGGAGACAATACAGTTACCCACCACTACCGCTACAGTCTCTCCGGAACTACTGATGATGCCTACTACTTCGACTACATTTTGACCGCTGCGAAACGCTGGGCCAATAAGCATATCGACAATTTTACCCTCTCAATCGACCTTGGACTCTACCAAAATTTTGTGATGAAGCAAAGCTTTTTCAGCAATCCTTCCGAGTGGAACGTTAATGGCATCGTCCAGAAGGGAAAGTGTACACCTTACGAGAAGATGAAAGAGTGTGCAGAGTTTTTTGTAATTGGCGGACCGATCGTCTACCAGAAAAAAAACTTTAAAATCAGGGGTGACCTCTCAATCGTGGCACCCCTCAAAAATTTAGTGGATGGGATACCTAACTATGACTTTGATTATCGTAACAACCGGCTTCCTTTTGGAATCGACCAGTCCTTAAACATCACCAACTCACACGACAAAACATCGTATAGGATTCTCAGAAACCTCCCCTATGCGCGGCGGGGTTATGTTTTCAAAACTCCCGAAATTCGGCGTTATTATGAAGCGCAGCCTTGGTACCGTCCGAACCCCTCCTATAAAGCAGCGCTAAACAAACTGACACCTCAGGAAAAAGAATGGCTCAAAAAGCTGACCATAGGTGACTAA
- a CDS encoding histidine kinase dimerization/phospho-acceptor domain-containing protein: MTTTNAQLNNMILSLSHDIKTPLTIIEGYLEELEGGIVTEEQKPEVLVTLKKETAYINELSSELSPGTFSKLLFFI; the protein is encoded by the coding sequence GTGACAACAACAAATGCCCAACTGAACAACATGATACTCTCACTTTCTCATGATATAAAAACACCTTTAACCATCATAGAAGGGTACTTGGAAGAGTTAGAGGGCGGTATAGTCACAGAAGAGCAGAAACCAGAAGTACTTGTAACACTTAAAAAAGAGACAGCATACATCAATGAGCTAAGTTCAGAATTGTCACCTGGTACCTTTTCCAAATTATTATTCTTCATTTAG
- the cysS gene encoding cysteine--tRNA ligase encodes MQIFDSVQKTKVTFEPIREGEASIYVCGPTVYDDAHLGHARSSLAFDLLSRTLKALGYKVIMAKNFTDIDDKIIKKVEETGKSMQEITSYYIQRYLDEMEQLGVQRADIEPKATESLDAIEQMIQTLIDKDFAYVVSNGDVYFDTSKDSHYGDISHKVSDDDTQSRVEHNSEKRNPRDFALWKACKGEEDICFGAPFSSGRPGWHIECSAMIEKYFKGNGQYSIDIHGGGADLLFPHHENEAAQSRCATGHELAKYWMHNGFVQINGEKMSKSLGNSFFLKDALEVYGGEVLRYYLNSVHYRNDFNFNEEDLQTAKKRLDKLYRLKKRVLPGKASTVNKAFKQALLNAMSDDLNISIALAVIDEMIAETNEKLDTDPKNKALKKETIANIEFIDTLLGFGGKEPFSYFQIGVDEALKEKIEILLQERTEAKKAKDFATSDAIRNELIDMGISIMDTAEGTVWEKA; translated from the coding sequence ATGCAGATATTCGACAGTGTACAGAAAACAAAAGTGACCTTTGAGCCCATCCGTGAAGGCGAAGCAAGTATTTATGTCTGCGGCCCCACTGTCTATGACGATGCCCACCTGGGACATGCAAGATCTTCTCTGGCTTTCGACCTGCTTTCACGTACGCTAAAGGCGCTTGGCTACAAAGTGATCATGGCTAAGAACTTCACCGATATCGATGACAAGATCATCAAAAAAGTCGAAGAAACAGGTAAAAGCATGCAGGAGATCACCTCTTACTATATCCAACGATACCTTGATGAGATGGAACAACTTGGGGTCCAGCGTGCAGATATCGAGCCCAAAGCCACCGAATCACTTGATGCAATCGAACAGATGATCCAGACACTGATCGACAAAGATTTCGCCTATGTCGTCTCCAACGGAGATGTCTACTTCGACACTTCCAAAGACAGCCATTACGGTGACATCTCACACAAGGTAAGCGACGACGATACCCAAAGCCGTGTCGAGCACAACTCCGAGAAAAGAAACCCCAGAGATTTCGCCCTCTGGAAAGCCTGTAAAGGAGAAGAAGATATCTGTTTTGGTGCCCCTTTCTCCTCCGGGCGTCCAGGCTGGCATATCGAATGTTCCGCAATGATAGAAAAATACTTTAAAGGAAACGGTCAATACAGCATCGACATCCACGGCGGCGGTGCCGACCTGCTCTTCCCCCATCATGAGAACGAAGCGGCACAGAGCCGCTGTGCCACAGGCCATGAACTTGCCAAATACTGGATGCACAACGGTTTTGTACAGATCAACGGAGAAAAGATGAGCAAGTCGCTTGGAAACTCTTTTTTTCTCAAGGATGCACTTGAAGTCTATGGCGGCGAAGTACTGCGCTATTACCTCAACTCCGTGCACTACAGAAATGACTTTAACTTCAACGAAGAAGACCTTCAGACCGCCAAAAAAAGACTCGACAAGCTCTACCGGCTCAAAAAAAGAGTGCTTCCTGGCAAAGCTTCTACTGTCAACAAAGCGTTTAAGCAGGCACTGCTCAATGCCATGAGTGACGACCTGAACATTTCCATCGCGCTGGCTGTCATCGACGAAATGATCGCAGAGACCAATGAAAAACTTGATACCGACCCCAAAAACAAAGCACTCAAAAAAGAGACCATTGCCAACATCGAATTCATTGACACCCTGCTCGGCTTTGGAGGCAAAGAACCTTTCTCCTACTTCCAGATAGGGGTAGACGAAGCCCTCAAGGAAAAGATAGAAATACTCCTTCAAGAGCGCACCGAAGCCAAAAAAGCCAAAGACTTCGCCACTTCCGACGCCATTCGTAACGAACTCATCGATATGGGTATTTCCATCATGGATACGGCCGAAGGCACCGTTTGGGAAAAAGCGTAG